The following proteins are co-located in the Vicugna pacos chromosome 3, VicPac4, whole genome shotgun sequence genome:
- the FAM151B gene encoding protein FAM151B isoform X2 → MIEADIILPSDGSEHGQPIMAHPPETNSDNTLQEWLAEVIKSNKGIKLDFKSLAAVEPSMMLLENVKRHLKRPVWINADILPGPNGNSRVVDAKPFIDTVTSFFPDVTFSLGWTTGWHPEKVNEGYSWTMVKEMEYICNELNQPVTFPVRAVLVRQSCSQLLWLLKQSNRYSLTVWTGKDDNYSTEDLLFIRDHFDKKQVFYDILEPQNHEFKQAIGIRINL, encoded by the exons ATGATAGAGGCTGATATCATTCTTCCAAGTGATGGATCAGAACATGGCCAGCCAATCATGGCCCATCCTCCTGAAACAAACAGCGATAATACTTTACAGGAATGGCTGGCTGAAGTTATAAAAAGCAATAAAGGCATCAAGCTGGATTTCAAGAG TCTAGCAGCTGTAGAACCATCCATGATGCTCTTGGAAAATGTGAAGAGGCATCTGAAGCGTCCTGTGTGGATTAATGCAGATATTCTTCCTGGTCCAAATGGTAATAGCAGAGTAGTGGATGCAAAACCTTTTATAGACACTGTGACATCCTTCTTTCCAGATGTGACATTTTCCCTGGGTTGGACAACAGGTTGGCATCCTGAAAAAGTCAATGAag gTTACAGTTGGACAATGGTGAAAGAGATGGAATATATATGTAATGAACTAAATCAGCCTGTAACATTTCCTGTCAGAGCGGTATTAGTCAGGCAGTCGTGTTCTCAGTTACTTTGGCTGCTAAAGCAATCAAACAG GTACAGCCTGACTGTGTGGACTGGAAAAGATGATAACTATTCCACTGAAGATTTACTTTTTATTAGAGACCATTTTGACAAGAAACAAGTTTTCTATGATATCTTGGAGCCACAAAACCATGAATTTAAACAAGCCATTGGAATCAGAATTAATCTCTAA
- the FAM151B gene encoding protein FAM151B isoform X1: MTATAASPGSWSENILEYFMRNNQITAEDGAQIIWYHAANHKVQVNEALKSTAHMIEADIILPSDGSEHGQPIMAHPPETNSDNTLQEWLAEVIKSNKGIKLDFKSLAAVEPSMMLLENVKRHLKRPVWINADILPGPNGNSRVVDAKPFIDTVTSFFPDVTFSLGWTTGWHPEKVNEGYSWTMVKEMEYICNELNQPVTFPVRAVLVRQSCSQLLWLLKQSNRYSLTVWTGKDDNYSTEDLLFIRDHFDKKQVFYDILEPQNHEFKQAIGIRINL; this comes from the exons ATGACAGCGACCGCCGCGAGCCCTG GATCTTGGAGTGAAAATATACTAGAATATTTTATGAGAAATAACCAGATCACAGCAGAAGATGGCGCCCAGATCATCTGGTATCATGCAGCTAACCACAAGGTACAAGTGAATGAGGCACTGAAAA GTACTGCTCATATGATAGAGGCTGATATCATTCTTCCAAGTGATGGATCAGAACATGGCCAGCCAATCATGGCCCATCCTCCTGAAACAAACAGCGATAATACTTTACAGGAATGGCTGGCTGAAGTTATAAAAAGCAATAAAGGCATCAAGCTGGATTTCAAGAG TCTAGCAGCTGTAGAACCATCCATGATGCTCTTGGAAAATGTGAAGAGGCATCTGAAGCGTCCTGTGTGGATTAATGCAGATATTCTTCCTGGTCCAAATGGTAATAGCAGAGTAGTGGATGCAAAACCTTTTATAGACACTGTGACATCCTTCTTTCCAGATGTGACATTTTCCCTGGGTTGGACAACAGGTTGGCATCCTGAAAAAGTCAATGAag gTTACAGTTGGACAATGGTGAAAGAGATGGAATATATATGTAATGAACTAAATCAGCCTGTAACATTTCCTGTCAGAGCGGTATTAGTCAGGCAGTCGTGTTCTCAGTTACTTTGGCTGCTAAAGCAATCAAACAG GTACAGCCTGACTGTGTGGACTGGAAAAGATGATAACTATTCCACTGAAGATTTACTTTTTATTAGAGACCATTTTGACAAGAAACAAGTTTTCTATGATATCTTGGAGCCACAAAACCATGAATTTAAACAAGCCATTGGAATCAGAATTAATCTCTAA